The Aerococcaceae bacterium DSM 111021 region TCTACACCGGCTTTGCGGTCGGATTTAATAATAATCCCTGCAATTAAGAATGACACAATGGTCGATGCTAACACACCAGCATATACACCTAAGTGACTACCTTGAGCTGTCATTGCTGTAATAGCAACAATCGAACCTGGTGACGCTGCACCTGTAAGTCCTACATCAAATAAAGAGAATACGAATGTACCTGTCATCCCACCAGCAATCGCTGCTAAGAATAATAGAGGTTTCATCATAACGTATGGGAAGTAAATCTCATGTATACCACCTAAGAAGTGAATGATTGCTGCACCAGGTGCAGATCCTTTTGCTGACCCTTTACCAAAGAACATGAAGGCTAGTAATACACCAAGTCCTGGCCCAGGGTTTGTTTCTAATAAGTATAGAATTGACTTACCAGCTTCAGCTACTTGCTCAGAACCTAGTGGTGTAAAGATACCGTGGTTAAGCGCGTTGTTTAAGAATAATACTTTCGCTGGTTCAATTAGTATATTTGCTAATGGTAATAAGCCTGCTTCAACTAAGGTTTCAACCCCAACCCCAATAATTGACGTTAAGCTTGCGACAACTGGCCCTACAATAACGAATGCCAATAGTGCTAAGGCAAATCCGATTAACCCAGATGAGAAGTTGTTAACTAACATCTCGAATCCTGATGGAATCTTATCTTGGAATTTCTCATCGAATTTCTTGATTAGCCAACCACCAAGTGGCCCCATCATCATTGCACCAATAAACATTGTGACATCTGATCCGACAATTGCACCAATCGTTGCAATCGCACCTACAACCGCTCCACGTTCACCATGCACCATCTTACCACCTGTATAACCAATTAAGATTGGTAGTAAGTAAGTTAACATCGGCCCTACAATGCCTGCAAAATCTTCATTTGGAAAATACCCATCTGGAATGAATAGGGCAGTAAGAACCCCCCACGCAATAAATGCCCCAATATTAGGCATAACCATACTACTTAAGTAACTACCTAGTTTC contains the following coding sequences:
- a CDS encoding PTS mannitol transporter subunit IICBA; translation: MVMPNIGAFIAWGVLTALFIPDGYFPNEDFAGIVGPMLTYLLPILIGYTGGKMVHGERGAVVGAIATIGAIVGSDVTMFIGAMMMGPLGGWLIKKFDEKFQDKIPSGFEMLVNNFSSGLIGFALALLAFVIVGPVVASLTSIIGVGVETLVEAGLLPLANILIEPAKVLFLNNALNHGIFTPLGSEQVAEAGKSILYLLETNPGPGLGVLLAFMFFGKGSAKGSAPGAAIIHFLGGIHEIYFPYVMMKPLLFLAAIAGGMTGTFVFSLFDVGLTGAASPGSIVAITAMTAQGSHLGVYAGVLASTIVSFLIAGIIIKSDRKAGVDDTFDEQVAATQAAKASSKGLTTDAEELSDSAPSFEDIDQIIFACDAGMGSSAMGASLLRKKVKSQGIDIKVTNSAINNLTNDSNTLVITQEELTNRARKQSPSSTHLSVENFLDGDRYDEILNDMYKKSDESVATNEPEKVAPAPVVADYSAVKQVVVAYDGKVGASTMAASQLRNHFTKKGITIPVEAKDITALTNDASILVIATPEVGEKVRQQYANVMVESYDKLLDESHYNQLIEYFN